A genomic region of Ammospiza nelsoni isolate bAmmNel1 chromosome 3, bAmmNel1.pri, whole genome shotgun sequence contains the following coding sequences:
- the CHRM3 gene encoding muscarinic acetylcholine receptor M3, with amino-acid sequence MIMHNNSSSSLLLPNVSSFWKRDSHGPGLLDEAASLIGSYDFPQTTESFPFSTVESTNMTLNATSKDPLGGHTIWQVVLIAFLTGILALVTIIGNILVIVAFKVNKQLKTVNNYFLLSLACADLIIGVLSMNLYTTYIIMDHWALGSLACDLWLSIDYVASNASVMNLLVISFDRYFSITRPLTYRAKRTTKRAGIMIGLAWIVSFVLWAPAILFWQYFVGERTVPPDECFIQFLSEPIITFGTAIAAFYLPVTIMSILYWRIYKETEKRTKELAGLQASGSEAEAARFVHQTGSSRSCSSYELQRQNMKRSARKKYRRCHFWLTMKSWEPSTDQGDQEHSSSDSWNNNDAAASLENSASSDEEDIAAETRAIYSIVLKLPGHSAILNSTKLPSSEDLHESGDELQKSDTESKEKKPKKLHPPKGVQDGGNFQKSFTKLPVEPESEETTTASDGISSVTKTSTALPLSFKEATLAKKFALKTRSQITKRKRMSLIKEKKAAQTLSAILFAFIITWTPYNIMVLVNTFCSCIPKTFWNLGYWLCYINSTVNPMCYALCNKTFRNTFKMLLLCQCDKRKRRKQQYQQRQSVIFHKRIPREAS; translated from the coding sequence ATGATCATGCATAATAACAGTTCGTCCTCGCTCCTTTTACCGAACGTGAGCTCCTTCTGGAAGAGAGATTCGCATGGACCGGGACTCCTTGATGAAGCAGCATCACTCATTGGCAGCTATGATTTCCCTCAGACCACAGAGAGTTTTCCTTTCTCCACTGTGGAATCAACAAACATGACCCTCAATGCCACAAGCAAAGACCCTCTGGGTGGACACACTATCTGGCAAGTAGTTTTGATTGCTTTCCTCACTGGGATCCTTGCACTGGTGACCATCATAGGAAACATCTTAGTGATTGTTGCATTTAAGGTTAACAAACAACTGAAAACAGTCAACAACTACTTCTTGTTGAGCCTTGCTTGTGCAGATTTGATCATCGGTGTTCTTTCCATGAATCTTTATACCACATACATCATCATGGACCACTGGGCTTTGGGAAGCTTGGCCTGTGATCTTTGGCTCTCCATTGACTATGTCGCCAGTAATGCCTCTGTCATGAACCTCCTCGTGATAAGTTTTGACAGGTATTTTTCCATCACTAGGCCACTGACATACAGAGCCAAACGAACAACCAAAAGGGCTGGGATAATGATTGGTTTAGCATGGATTgtctcttttgttctttgggCCCCTGCCATCTTGTTTTGGCAGTATTTTGTTGGGGAGAGGACTGTGCCTCCTGACGAATGTTTCATCCAGTTTCTAAGTGAACCTATCATCACTTTTGGCACTGCCATAGCTGCCTTTTATTTGCCAGTCACCATTATGAGTATTTTGTATTGGAGGATCTACAAGGAGACGGAGAAACGCACCAAAGAGTTAGCAGGGCTCCAGGCCTCGGGCAGCGAAGCGGAGGCGGCGCGCTTCGTGCACCAGACAGGCAGCTCCCGGAGCTGCAGCAGCTACGAGCTGCAGCGGCAGAACATGAAACGCTCCGCCCGAAAGAAATACAGACGCTGCCACTTCTGGCTCACAATGAAGAGCTGGGAACCCAGCACAGATCAGGGGGACCAAGAGCATAGCAGCAGCGACAGCTGGAACAACAAtgatgctgctgcctcccttgAAAATTCAGCCTCCTCTGATGAAGAAGACATTGCTGCAGAGACCAGGGCCATCTATTCAATTGTGCTGAAGCTCCCTGGTCACAGTGCTATCCTCAATTCCACAAAACTACCCTCCTCGGAAGATTTGCACGAGTCAGGGGATGAACTGCAGAAATCCGACACAGaatcaaaggaaaagaaacctaAAAAATTGCACCCTCCCAAAGGTGTTCAGGATGGTGGAAATTTCCAAAAGAGCTTTACTAAGCTTCCAGTTGAACCAGAATCAGAAGAGACAACCACAGCTTCTGATGGCATCTCATCAGTCACCAAGACATCGACAGCCCTGCCCTTGTCCTTTAAGGAAGCAACCCTGGCAAAAAAGTTTGCCTTGAAGACCAGAAGTCAGATCACAAAACGGAAACGAATGTCACttatcaaagaaaagaaagcagcacagacactCAGTGCCATTTTGTTTGCCTTCATCATTACCTGGACCCCATATAACATCATGGTTCTGGTGAACACCTTTTGCAGCTGTATCCCCAAAACTTTCTGGAACCTGGGGTATTGGCTTTGCTACATCAATAGCACAGTGAACCCCATGTGCTATGCACTGTGTAACAAAACATTTAGAAACACTTTtaagatgctgctgctgtgccagtgtgACAAACGAAAACGACGCAAACAGCAGTATCAGCAAAGGCAGTCTGTCATTTTTCATAAGCGGATCCCTAGGGAAGCTTCATAG